DNA from Synechococcus elongatus PCC 6301:
GCATTCTGATCGAAACGATGCGTCGCGAAGGTTATGAGTTCCAAGTGTCGCAGCCGCAGGTGATCTTCCGGGAAGTCAATGGTCAGCCGGGCGAACCGTTTGAAACGCTCGTGATGGATGTGCCCGACGATGCGGTCGGCAGCGTGATCGAGCGCTTGGGCACCCGCAAAGCGGAAATGCAAAACATGGAAGCTGTCGGTAATGGCCGTACGATTCTGGAGTTTGTGATTCCGGCGCGCGGTCTGATTGGCTTCCGGGGCGACTTTATCCGCCTCACCCGTGGCGAAGGGATCATGAACCACTCCTTCTTGGAGTACCGTCCTTTCTGTGGCGATCTGGAAATGCGCCGCAACGGTGTGCTGATTGCCTTTGAAGAGGGGACAGCGACTTTCTACGCCCTCAAGAACGCCGAAGATCGCGATGCTTTCTTCATTGAACCGGGCACCAAGGTCTATAAGGGCATGATTGTTGGCGAGCATAACCGGCCCCAAGATTTGGAGCTGAACGTTTGCAAAACCAAGGCACTGACCAACCACCGCTCGGCTACAGGCGATGAACTGGTACAGCTGCAAACGCCAATTCAAATGACCTTGGAACGGGCGCTGGAGTACATCGGTTCCGATGAACTGCTGGAAGTGACGCCCGAGTCGATCCGTCTGCGGAAGCTACTGGCGAAGAAACTCGCTAAGCGTTAGGGCCTCATCCCCTCTAGATTGACTTGTAAGGGAGCTAGTCGCCGATTATTGTCGGAACTGGCTCCTTTTTTTGGGTCTGGAACCTCATGGCGGCTATTATCCTCGCTGCAATAACTGCGATCGCGGCGATCGTGCTCTATTTCGTGCGCCGTCATTACCGGTTCAAGCTGCAGAGCCTGCTATTGGCCCAGCCCGCGACCAGTCTGCAGCTCAAGGAAATTGCTGAGCATGTAGCTGGTGAAATTGGAGGAGGAAATCTGCGCCAGTACGTCAAAATGTGGGGCGCGATCGAGGTAGAGCAGCCCTTAGTTTCTGAATTAAAACAAGAGTCCTGCGTCTACTACTGCTCCACTGTCAGCCGCGAATATGAAGAGCGCGTTCGCAAGGAGGATAGTGAGGGCAAGGTGACTTGGACGACGGAACGCCGCTCGGAAACGATCAGCCAGAACCGTCGCAGCACGCCTTTTTACCTGCGCGATCAGCATGGACGGGTGCGGGTTGAGCCGGAGTCGGCTGCGATCGCAACGATTCCTGTCTTAGATGAGTTTCGCCCAGACAGCTCGGCTAGCAGCTTAATTTTTGGGGCCTTCTCCCTCAGCCTGTCGACCACCGCTGGTTTGGGTAAAACCTTGGGCTATCGCTACCGTGAGGAGATTTTGCCCTGCGATCGCTCGGTGCTTGTTGTCGGTGCTGCCAGTGATGAAACGGGTGAATTGACCCTCGGACCGAGCAGCGAAGCGCGGCAGCAGTTTTTCATTGCGCTGAAGCCTGAGACGGCTTTATTACAAGAGGTCAAACAAACCATCCAATGGCTGACGATTGGGGCGATCGCGAGTGTTGTTGTGACGGTGGTCGCTGCGATCGCGGCGCTGCTCTAGTCACTCGAATTGCAACAGCCTTGGGATCAGGGGATCAGTCTGGCTCTGGCGGTTTGAGACTGTCACGTTCCTCAATCCTATTGCTTGGCAAACGCTAAGCTGGCAGTCCCTGATCTTTGGGAATCAGCGGTGAGAATGGTGGCACAGCTCTCGTGGGTTGGCGGATGGAAACGAGCGACAAACAGCGCTGGCTGTTAGAGAACACTTTGTTTAATGGCCTGTCGGAGCGGGCAATCGCCGCGATCGCCACAGGACTCTCGGAAGTTACGGTTCCCAGCGGTCAGGTTCTGTCTGATCTCGACTCGTTACCGAATGCGCTCTTGATTTTGGTTCACGGTGAACTCGATCGCCAGCAACCCATGACAGGCCAGTGCGATCGCCTGTTGCCCGGTAGCGTACTCAACCTGCGGGAAATCCTGCTCCAGCAACCAGTCACCCAGCAGGTCACGACAGCAACAGATGTCCTTGTCTGGCAACTGTCGGCCGAGCAACTGCAAGCGATCGCCACAGAGCTGAATGAACTTGATCGCTACCTCTCCGCACAATTGGCAGCAGAGCTAGATGCGGTCACCGCTCAACTGCGTTTTGAACAGGCACGGTTGCGGGAGTTGCAGCCCTACGTTATCCCCAAAACTAAGCGGGGGATTGTCGGTAGTAGTCGCTATGCCCAACGGCTACGACAGGAAATTCGCCAAGCCTCGATCCGCAACGATCGTCAGCCGGTATTGATTTTTGGCGAGCCAGGTCTGGGTAAAGACAACATTGCTGCCTTGATCCACTTCGGTTCGCGGGATCGACGTGAGCCCCTGATCAAAATCAACTGCAATACGCTGCAGCCCAATGGTGCGGAGCTATTTGGCCGTATTAATGAGCGACGGGGACTGCTCGATTGGGTGGGCAAGGGCACAGTGCTGCTCAACAACGTCCAAGACTTACCAACTGATTTGCGATCGCGGGTGATTGAGCTCCTCGCCACTGGCTACTATCGCCCGCTACCAACCCTGCAAGTACCGGAGCCAGAGCCCCAAGCGTGCCTAGCGCGCCTGATTTTGGTGGCGGAAACTAACCCTACTGACTTGGCACGGCACTGCGTTCAAACCATCAAGGTGCCGCCTCTGCGGATCCGGAAAGCCGATATCGTCGCCAGCGTCAAATACTTCCTCAGTCGCTTTTGCCAAACGCGACGCCAGCCTCGCCCGAAGCTAACGCCGGAAGCCGAACGCCAGCTGCAGAACTACGACTATCCCGGCAATATTACTGAGCTGGAAAGTCTGGTGGAGCGGGCTTTAGTACAAAGCGGACAGGCTGCCGTGCTGACCGAAGATGTCTTTTGGTTTGCCTCCACGAAAGGCGATCGCTTCCGCTGGAACCTGCTCAATGCCTATCCTCGCCTGCGGCAACTGCTACGCAGCGACTGGTGGCCAACGCGGATCAACTACGGCCTGATTCTCGGGGTGTATACGGCTGTGGTTGCCCTGCTGTTTTGGGGTCCGCAAACCCGCGCTGAGAACGTGGGGTTAACCCTGTTTTGGGCAGGCTGGTGGCCTCTGATTTTGCTGGCGTTTCCCTTTGTGGGGCGGCTTTGGTGTGCCTATTGCCCCTTCATGATCTACGGCGAACTGGTGCAGTGGGTTTCCCTGAAGCTCTGGCCGCGATCGCTCTTGCCCTGGCCACGGGCGGCAGCAGAGCGCTGGGGTGGCTGGTTCCTGTTTGGCCTCTTCGCCCTGATTTTGCTCTGGGAGGAGCTCTGGCACCTCGAAGACGTTGCTTGGCTGTCGGCCTGTCTCTTGCTGCTGATTACCGCTGGGGCTGTTACTTTTTCGCTGCTATTCGAGCGACGTTTTTGGTGTCGCTATCTCTGCCCGATCGGTGGTATGAATGGCCTCTTCGCCAAATTGGCGGTAATTGAACTGCGGGCCAAACGCGGTGTCTGCTCTGCCACCTGCAACACCTATCAATGCTACAAAGGTGGCCCTGCAAAAGGGGAAGGCCAAGAGACCATGGGTTGCCCGGTCTATTCCCATCCGGCTCAGTTGGTGGATAACCGCAACTGCGTTCTCTGCATGACCTGTCTCAAGGCCTGCCCCCATCGCTCGGTTGAGCTGAATCTCCGGCCACCGGCGATCGAACTATGGACCACCCATGTCGCGACACGATCGGAAGCTGCTCTGCTCTTCCTCTTGTTGGGTGCAGTGTTTCTGCATCATCTGCCCCAGATTGCTCAGGTTTTAGGTTTAGGCGATCGCTGGCTCACTTCCTTGGGACTGCATGCCATTTTGGCGACGGCTGTCCTGGGTACGCCGGGGTTACTGGCCTTTTTCAGCGATCGCATTTTGCACGCTTGGCAACCCCGCCTCAAATCCTTTACCGAACTGGCCTATGGCTATCTGCCGCTGGTGTTGGCGGCGAGCCTCGCTCACTACCTTTGGATGGGGTTAACAGAACTGGGACAAGTCCTACCACGCACGGCCCTTAGCTTTGGCTGGTCACCCACCAATCTCCTGCAATACAGTGCTGACCCTGCCGTGATTGCCTTCTTGCAGGCGAGCAGCTTGATCTTAGGGCTCGTCACCACCTTATTGGTCACTCAAAAAATCGCCCGCCAGCCCTGGCGATCGCTGCTGCCCCAACATAGTCTGGCCGTGGGGTTCACCAGCCTGCTCTGGCAGTTGATTGTCTAGGTCCATCGCTATTAAGCGACTGATGTATGGGTCTACCGTGAATAGCGACCGGCGTCCTTAGCGTTGCTTAGGTACTGCTGTCGATGCTGGGGCTTGTTTAGAGGCGGGTCGCCAAAACCAATAGGCTGCCAGCATCAGCGTGAAATTACCGACTAGGGTAGTGCTGGCTTGCAGGGTTACGAGCCATTCCAGTTTGGGCGTGTTGTCGTAGTAGTGCCACGTGCAAGCACAGAGAGCGCTAATCAGGGCTGGAAGCATGGCGACGGCCAGTCCAAACCAACGGCGATCGCCCTGTTCCCCCAGTCGCCAGAGGTAGAGGATGGCCAGTAGCCATTCCAGCACGCTGGAGATGTGGATGACCCAAGTGGGGAGAGATAAGGCGTGCATGGACCCAGCACTGAAGGCTCTCCAGTATTGTAGGAGGGCAAAAAGGGCGAGGACAGCATGCGGGCGTTGCTCTGTGGCTATTACGGAGAGGGCAATGGGGGAGATGAGGCGCTGTTGGCAGCGCTGTTGCAACTCTTGCCGCCGACAGTGGAACCGCTGGTGCTGTCGGGGAATCCTGCGGCAACTCGCACTTGCTACGGCGTAGAAGCTTGCGATCGCCGATCGGGGGCTGCGGTTTGGCAGGCACTGCGACGCAGTGATCTATTCATCTTTGGCGGCGGCAGCCTGATTCAAGATGTCACAAGCTGGACGAGCCCTCTCTACTACTGCGGTCTGATGGGGCTGGCACAACAGTTAGGTCTCAAAACGATCGCCTGGGCCCAGGGCATTGGGCCACTGCAGCGCAAACGAACCCGCTGGTTGGCACGCCGAACGTTTCAGCACTGCGATCGCATTACAGTGCGCGATCGCGGTTCTGCTGCCTTGCTAAAAGAGTGGGGGATTTCTGTGGCGATTGCCCCGGATCCCGTTTGGGCTTTAGAGCCGCTGCCTTTAGATCAGCCGCTGTCGAACCAAGAGGCGATCGCGGTTTGTCTGCGGCCCCACCCTGAGTTGACGCCTGAGCGCAGCGATCGCTTGAAAGCTGCCCTGACAACTCTGCAATCGCAAACCCAAGCACCCATCCTGCTGATTCCCTTCCACCACCAGCAAGATCGACCACTGGCCGCGCAATGGGCAAGCGAAATTCCCCAAGCAGAAGTTTTGGACTGGCAGCATCCGCGCCAGCTCCTCAGCTACTTTCAGTCGGTGCGATTAACGATCGCCATGCGCTTC
Protein-coding regions in this window:
- a CDS encoding sigma 54-interacting transcriptional regulator, with the translated sequence METSDKQRWLLENTLFNGLSERAIAAIATGLSEVTVPSGQVLSDLDSLPNALLILVHGELDRQQPMTGQCDRLLPGSVLNLREILLQQPVTQQVTTATDVLVWQLSAEQLQAIATELNELDRYLSAQLAAELDAVTAQLRFEQARLRELQPYVIPKTKRGIVGSSRYAQRLRQEIRQASIRNDRQPVLIFGEPGLGKDNIAALIHFGSRDRREPLIKINCNTLQPNGAELFGRINERRGLLDWVGKGTVLLNNVQDLPTDLRSRVIELLATGYYRPLPTLQVPEPEPQACLARLILVAETNPTDLARHCVQTIKVPPLRIRKADIVASVKYFLSRFCQTRRQPRPKLTPEAERQLQNYDYPGNITELESLVERALVQSGQAAVLTEDVFWFASTKGDRFRWNLLNAYPRLRQLLRSDWWPTRINYGLILGVYTAVVALLFWGPQTRAENVGLTLFWAGWWPLILLAFPFVGRLWCAYCPFMIYGELVQWVSLKLWPRSLLPWPRAAAERWGGWFLFGLFALILLWEELWHLEDVAWLSACLLLLITAGAVTFSLLFERRFWCRYLCPIGGMNGLFAKLAVIELRAKRGVCSATCNTYQCYKGGPAKGEGQETMGCPVYSHPAQLVDNRNCVLCMTCLKACPHRSVELNLRPPAIELWTTHVATRSEAALLFLLLGAVFLHHLPQIAQVLGLGDRWLTSLGLHAILATAVLGTPGLLAFFSDRILHAWQPRLKSFTELAYGYLPLVLAASLAHYLWMGLTELGQVLPRTALSFGWSPTNLLQYSADPAVIAFLQASSLILGLVTTLLVTQKIARQPWRSLLPQHSLAVGFTSLLWQLIV
- a CDS encoding DUF2499 domain-containing protein → MHALSLPTWVIHISSVLEWLLAILYLWRLGEQGDRRWFGLAVAMLPALISALCACTWHYYDNTPKLEWLVTLQASTTLVGNFTLMLAAYWFWRPASKQAPASTAVPKQR
- the csaB gene encoding polysaccharide pyruvyl transferase CsaB, which translates into the protein MRALLCGYYGEGNGGDEALLAALLQLLPPTVEPLVLSGNPAATRTCYGVEACDRRSGAAVWQALRRSDLFIFGGGSLIQDVTSWTSPLYYCGLMGLAQQLGLKTIAWAQGIGPLQRKRTRWLARRTFQHCDRITVRDRGSAALLKEWGISVAIAPDPVWALEPLPLDQPLSNQEAIAVCLRPHPELTPERSDRLKAALTTLQSQTQAPILLIPFHHQQDRPLAAQWASEIPQAEVLDWQHPRQLLSYFQSVRLTIAMRFHGLVMAAAAGNRCFGLSYDPKVRRFLDALEQPGWDLPEIPDSAEAIAAAWLESWQAEPIHAAAIADLRQQVDVHRQALVF
- a CDS encoding E3 ubiquitin ligase family protein, whose product is MAAIILAAITAIAAIVLYFVRRHYRFKLQSLLLAQPATSLQLKEIAEHVAGEIGGGNLRQYVKMWGAIEVEQPLVSELKQESCVYYCSTVSREYEERVRKEDSEGKVTWTTERRSETISQNRRSTPFYLRDQHGRVRVEPESAAIATIPVLDEFRPDSSASSLIFGAFSLSLSTTAGLGKTLGYRYREEILPCDRSVLVVGAASDETGELTLGPSSEARQQFFIALKPETALLQEVKQTIQWLTIGAIASVVVTVVAAIAALL